The Caproicibacterium lactatifermentans genome contains a region encoding:
- a CDS encoding IMPACT family protein has translation MKQYLTLRTEGTDSFTEKKSRFLGCAAPVQTQQQALEFFAAQKKKYWDAKHHVSAYVLQNGQQHCSDDGEPQGTAGVPVLNVLLKNGITDAAVVVTRYFGGVLLGAGGLVRAYSHGASLGLAAAGLLCMKPCLQMQTACTYSQYGKVAALLPASGAAVDNTFFTDKVLIHFHITEEKLPPLTTALADATGGSVCPEKLDEAYYPLPVHSTQEALSP, from the coding sequence GTGAAGCAGTACTTAACGCTGCGGACGGAGGGAACGGATTCTTTTACGGAAAAGAAGTCCCGCTTTCTGGGCTGCGCTGCGCCTGTGCAGACACAACAGCAGGCGCTGGAGTTTTTTGCCGCGCAGAAGAAAAAATACTGGGACGCCAAACACCATGTTTCAGCCTATGTTCTGCAAAACGGCCAGCAGCACTGCTCGGATGATGGAGAACCACAGGGAACCGCCGGTGTGCCGGTTTTAAACGTTTTGCTGAAAAACGGTATAACGGATGCCGCTGTTGTCGTAACACGTTATTTTGGCGGGGTACTGTTGGGAGCCGGTGGGCTGGTGCGGGCTTACTCGCACGGTGCATCGCTGGGCCTTGCTGCGGCAGGACTTTTGTGTATGAAACCGTGCCTGCAAATGCAGACAGCCTGCACATACAGCCAGTACGGAAAAGTGGCGGCGCTGTTGCCGGCCAGCGGTGCCGCTGTCGACAACACTTTCTTTACGGACAAGGTCCTCATTCATTTCCATATCACCGAGGAAAAATTGCCGCCGCTGACTACTGCGCTGGCAGACGCCACCGGCGGCAGTGTCTGCCCGGAAAAGCTGGACGAAGCTTATTATCCGCTTCCGGTCCATTCCACACAGGAAGCGCTTTCTCCGTGA
- the rpmE gene encoding 50S ribosomal protein L31: protein MKKGIHPQYKDTTITCACGNVIHTRSTKENIRVEICSKCHPFFTGKQKLVDSSGRVDMFKKRYGISK, encoded by the coding sequence ATGAAAAAAGGTATCCATCCTCAGTATAAGGACACTACCATCACATGTGCCTGCGGCAATGTGATCCATACGCGTTCCACAAAAGAGAATATCCGCGTTGAAATTTGCTCAAAGTGCCATCCGTTCTTCACTGGCAAACAGAAGCTGGTGGACAGCAGCGGCCGTGTCGATATGTTCAAAAAGCGTTACGGCATATCCAAATGA
- a CDS encoding M15 family metallopeptidase — MRKSRQEQILDEDSPRGSVAGVRHLKNWMRVVLAAILVLAVLLGVLVWKYYMPKTNGQSSSAGSAAALAAQSTEVLSEPDDSWALTVVSQDRKISSSFSPQLVSFGNVQVDQRIVPSLQKMLDDAKAAGYTLSVKQGYVDAKMQESQYQAKIKTLMQQGKTCAIAESDAAALVPPGGCSENQTGMAVTFPSDQTFLSSDGYHWLLNHCVEYGFVRHYTDSKEGRTGLKDDPSHFRYVGTRNAKNMRRLGLCLEEYAVYVERQSSGS; from the coding sequence ATGCGTAAATCCCGTCAGGAACAAATTCTGGACGAAGACAGCCCACGCGGCAGTGTCGCAGGTGTCCGGCACTTAAAAAACTGGATGCGGGTGGTATTGGCAGCCATTCTGGTGCTGGCTGTTCTGCTGGGCGTTCTTGTCTGGAAATATTATATGCCAAAAACAAACGGGCAGTCATCTTCTGCTGGCTCGGCCGCGGCGCTGGCCGCACAAAGTACGGAAGTGCTGTCAGAACCGGACGACAGCTGGGCACTGACTGTTGTTTCGCAGGACCGGAAAATCAGCAGCAGCTTTTCACCGCAGCTAGTAAGTTTTGGGAATGTGCAGGTGGACCAGCGCATTGTGCCTTCTCTGCAGAAAATGCTGGACGATGCAAAGGCAGCCGGCTATACGTTGTCCGTCAAGCAGGGATATGTTGATGCAAAGATGCAGGAAAGCCAGTATCAGGCAAAAATTAAAACGCTGATGCAGCAGGGCAAGACATGTGCCATTGCGGAAAGCGATGCCGCGGCGCTGGTGCCGCCGGGCGGGTGCAGCGAGAACCAGACCGGTATGGCTGTAACGTTTCCGTCAGACCAGACGTTCCTTTCCAGTGACGGTTATCACTGGCTTTTGAACCACTGCGTGGAGTACGGCTTTGTGCGCCACTATACCGACAGCAAAGAGGGCCGCACTGGCCTCAAGGACGACCCGAGCCATTTTCGCTATGTAGGTACCCGCAATGCCAAGAATATGCGTCGGCTGGGTTTGTGCCTGGAAGAGTACGCGGTTTATGTGGAACGCCAGAGTTCCGGCAGCTGA
- the pyk gene encoding pyruvate kinase produces the protein MRKTKIICTLGPATDDKKVLRELMLSGMDVARINFSHGTHEEQLVRINAVKELRQELDLPVALLLDTKGPEIRTREFEKPVNLVDGQPYTLTTRDITGDDKQCAITFANLPKEVTPGTKILIDDGLIELRVDKTNDTDILCTVMNGGPITKHKGINIPGSTLSLPFLSEQDKSDIAFGVEQDFDIIAASFSRSADDILSLRSELEKNGNHDIQIISKIESTGGVKNIDEIIRVSDGIMVARGDLGVEVPMEEVPILQKKIITKVHAAGKVAVTATQMLDSMIQHPRPTRAETTDVANAVFDGTSAIMLSGETAAGKYPVEAVRTMACIAEHTERNIDYISRFRSADWTEKKDVTSAISHATCTTAHDLGAVAIMTVTQSGHTARTISKYRPACPIISGTTNRKVWYQMNLSWGVIPLMVEEKDNTDELFEHVVNVARDHGLVQNGDLTVITAGVPLGVSGTTNLLKVQLVGDVLVTGDGISLGSVCSNLCVCRNIDDLHQNFQTNDIIVIPSTNNSMMPYMRKASGIITEEKGLNSHAAIVGLSLNKPVIVGARNATKILRSGVTITLDSDRGIVYAGVAVNENA, from the coding sequence ATGCGTAAAACAAAAATCATCTGTACGCTTGGACCTGCCACGGACGATAAGAAAGTGCTGCGTGAGCTGATGCTTTCCGGCATGGATGTGGCGCGCATCAATTTTTCCCACGGCACCCATGAGGAGCAGCTTGTTCGCATCAATGCCGTGAAAGAACTCCGCCAGGAACTGGATTTGCCGGTAGCACTGCTGCTGGACACCAAGGGACCGGAAATCCGCACACGCGAATTTGAAAAGCCGGTGAACCTAGTGGATGGACAGCCCTATACATTAACGACTCGGGACATCACGGGTGATGACAAACAGTGTGCAATCACGTTTGCCAACCTGCCTAAAGAGGTGACTCCCGGTACAAAAATTTTGATTGATGACGGCCTCATTGAACTTCGCGTTGACAAAACAAATGATACAGACATTCTGTGTACAGTGATGAACGGCGGTCCCATCACCAAACATAAAGGCATTAACATCCCGGGCTCCACCCTGTCCCTGCCGTTTTTGAGTGAACAGGACAAGTCCGATATTGCCTTTGGTGTGGAACAGGACTTTGACATTATTGCCGCTTCCTTTTCCCGCAGCGCGGATGATATTCTTTCCCTGCGCAGTGAACTGGAAAAGAACGGCAACCACGACATCCAAATTATCAGCAAAATTGAAAGCACGGGCGGTGTGAAAAACATCGACGAAATTATCCGTGTATCCGACGGCATCATGGTTGCCCGCGGCGACCTTGGTGTTGAAGTCCCTATGGAAGAAGTTCCGATTCTGCAGAAAAAGATTATCACCAAAGTACACGCTGCCGGAAAGGTTGCCGTTACCGCTACCCAAATGCTGGATTCTATGATTCAGCACCCGCGTCCCACCCGTGCAGAAACAACGGATGTAGCAAATGCTGTATTCGACGGTACCAGTGCCATTATGCTTTCCGGTGAAACGGCTGCCGGCAAATATCCGGTGGAAGCCGTGCGCACCATGGCGTGCATTGCGGAACATACGGAACGGAACATCGACTACATTAGCCGATTCCGCAGCGCGGACTGGACGGAGAAAAAGGACGTCACTTCTGCCATTTCTCACGCAACCTGCACTACTGCACACGACCTGGGCGCCGTTGCCATTATGACTGTCACACAGTCCGGCCATACCGCGCGCACCATTTCCAAATATCGTCCAGCCTGTCCCATTATCAGCGGCACGACCAACCGCAAGGTTTGGTACCAGATGAATCTGTCCTGGGGCGTTATTCCGCTGATGGTGGAAGAAAAGGACAACACCGATGAACTTTTCGAGCACGTTGTCAATGTTGCCCGTGACCACGGATTGGTACAGAATGGTGACCTGACTGTCATTACAGCCGGCGTTCCCCTCGGCGTTTCTGGCACGACCAACCTGCTGAAAGTACAGCTGGTTGGTGATGTCTTGGTAACCGGCGACGGAATTTCCCTCGGCAGCGTATGCAGTAACCTGTGTGTCTGCAGAAATATCGATGACCTGCACCAGAACTTCCAGACAAATGATATTATCGTAATTCCAAGCACCAATAATTCCATGATGCCGTATATGCGCAAAGCTTCCGGTATCATCACCGAGGAAAAGGGCCTGAACTCTCATGCAGCCATTGTAGGCCTGTCCCTCAATAAGCCGGTCATTGTCGGCGCGCGGAACGCTACCAAAATTCTGCGCAGCGGCGTAACCATTACGCTGGATTCCGACCGCGGCATTGTATATGCCGGTGTAGCCGTCAACGAAAACGCATAA
- a CDS encoding YitT family protein produces the protein MKQKVFSVAGEYTRLTVATLIMVVGIYFFKFPNHFCFGGVTGIAVLLSGFMKLSASSYTFIINMVLLGAGFLFLGKNFGIKTVYVSVLMSVGLSVLEKVYPMIRPLTDEPVLEFMFAVFLPSLGSAILFDMDASGGGTDILAMILKKYTSLNIGVTLMLVDVFITVAAFLVYGPKTGLFSFAGLLSKTLVIDGVIENMNLCKYFTVVCDNPTPICDFIHEQLKRSATVFSAEGSYLHNQKKIILTVMRRSQAVRLRRFIRENQPGAFIMITNSSEIIGKGFRGVN, from the coding sequence ATGAAACAAAAGGTTTTCTCTGTGGCAGGGGAGTACACACGGCTGACTGTGGCTACGCTGATTATGGTCGTGGGCATCTATTTCTTTAAATTTCCAAACCATTTTTGTTTTGGCGGCGTGACTGGCATAGCAGTGCTGTTAAGCGGCTTTATGAAATTGAGTGCCTCCAGTTATACCTTTATTATCAACATGGTATTGTTGGGGGCAGGCTTTCTGTTCTTAGGAAAGAACTTTGGCATTAAAACCGTGTACGTCAGTGTACTGATGTCCGTTGGGCTGAGCGTGCTGGAAAAAGTATATCCTATGATACGGCCGCTTACAGATGAACCGGTGCTGGAATTTATGTTTGCGGTGTTTCTGCCCTCATTGGGTTCGGCGATTCTGTTTGATATGGACGCTTCTGGCGGCGGAACGGATATTTTGGCGATGATTCTTAAAAAATATACCAGCCTGAATATTGGCGTTACCCTAATGCTGGTGGATGTGTTCATCACGGTGGCGGCATTTTTGGTGTATGGACCAAAGACAGGCCTGTTCTCCTTTGCCGGTTTGCTCAGCAAAACGCTGGTGATTGACGGCGTGATTGAAAACATGAACCTGTGCAAATACTTTACGGTTGTCTGTGATAACCCGACTCCTATCTGTGACTTTATCCACGAGCAACTGAAACGCAGTGCCACTGTTTTCAGTGCGGAGGGCAGTTACCTGCATAATCAAAAAAAAATCATTCTGACAGTTATGCGGCGCAGTCAGGCGGTGCGTCTGCGCCGCTTTATCCGTGAAAACCAGCCGGGTGCGTTCATTATGATTACCAACAGCAGTGAGATTATTGGGAAAGGCTTCCGCGGTGTCAACTGA
- a CDS encoding amino acid ABC transporter ATP-binding protein, with protein MITVKNLYKSFHTLNGTVEVLKGIDQEIEKGEKVVIVGPSGSGKSTFLRCLNLLEQPTSGEIWFEGQQINVPGFDVDGLRRKIGMVFQHFNLFPHLTVQQNITLAPVTLKLKSQEEANERALELLKRVNLESKADAYPSQLSGGQKQRIAIVRALAMEPDVMLFDEPTSALDPEMVGEVLQVMKELAEEGMTMVVVTHEMAFAREVANRVLFVDGGKVLEEADPDTFFGHPKSPRLQDFLNKVL; from the coding sequence GTGATTACCGTTAAAAACCTATATAAAAGTTTTCATACGTTGAATGGTACCGTAGAAGTGCTGAAGGGCATCGACCAGGAAATTGAAAAAGGCGAGAAGGTCGTTATTGTTGGGCCGTCTGGCTCCGGAAAAAGTACCTTCCTGCGCTGTCTGAATCTGCTGGAGCAGCCGACCAGCGGCGAAATCTGGTTTGAAGGACAGCAAATCAATGTGCCCGGTTTTGATGTGGATGGCCTGCGCCGTAAAATCGGCATGGTGTTTCAGCATTTTAACCTATTTCCGCATCTGACGGTACAGCAGAATATCACGCTGGCACCGGTTACCCTGAAGCTGAAGTCCCAGGAAGAAGCCAACGAGCGTGCACTGGAACTTTTAAAGCGCGTAAATCTGGAAAGCAAGGCGGACGCTTATCCAAGCCAGCTTTCCGGCGGACAGAAGCAGCGTATCGCAATCGTTCGTGCGCTGGCAATGGAACCGGACGTGATGCTTTTTGATGAACCTACCAGTGCGCTGGACCCGGAAATGGTCGGCGAGGTGCTGCAGGTTATGAAGGAGCTGGCCGAAGAGGGCATGACCATGGTAGTTGTTACCCACGAAATGGCTTTTGCCCGTGAAGTGGCGAACCGTGTCCTGTTTGTGGATGGCGGCAAGGTGCTGGAAGAGGCCGACCCGGACACTTTTTTTGGACACCCAAAATCCCCCCGTCTGCAGGATTTTTTGAATAAAGTGCTGTAA
- a CDS encoding amino acid ABC transporter permease, whose amino-acid sequence MSFFSVLKDQIYECLIKENRYMYIVTGLGNTLLITVFAVLIGVVLGTLVALVKTAHQNDPKKMRVPNAICSVYLTVIRGTPVLVQLMIMYYIIIVGTAINDIGTAILAFGINSGAYVAEVIRSGIMSVDRGQTEAGRSLGLSQRTTMVKIVFPQAVKNVLPAIGNEFISLLKETSVAGYIGIQDLTKGGDVIRSITYQPYLPLLATAAVYLVIVIALSALLSKAERRMRRSDYR is encoded by the coding sequence ATGTCTTTCTTTTCTGTACTGAAAGACCAGATTTATGAATGTCTCATTAAAGAAAACCGCTATATGTACATTGTAACGGGCCTCGGAAATACCCTATTGATTACCGTATTTGCGGTACTCATCGGTGTGGTGCTGGGTACACTGGTGGCACTGGTTAAAACCGCCCATCAGAACGACCCCAAAAAGATGCGTGTCCCGAACGCTATCTGCTCGGTGTACCTTACCGTTATCCGCGGTACACCTGTGCTTGTACAGCTGATGATTATGTACTATATTATTATTGTAGGGACTGCCATCAATGATATTGGTACGGCAATTCTTGCTTTTGGCATTAATTCCGGGGCCTATGTGGCGGAAGTTATCCGCAGCGGCATCATGTCTGTAGACCGTGGGCAGACCGAAGCGGGCCGTTCTCTTGGCCTGTCACAGCGTACAACTATGGTGAAGATTGTTTTCCCGCAGGCAGTGAAAAATGTGCTGCCGGCTATCGGCAACGAGTTTATTTCCCTGTTGAAGGAAACTTCCGTTGCCGGCTACATCGGCATTCAGGACCTGACAAAGGGCGGCGATGTTATCCGCAGCATTACTTATCAGCCGTATCTGCCTCTGTTAGCCACCGCCGCTGTGTATCTGGTGATTGTCATTGCGCTGAGTGCGCTGCTGTCCAAGGCCGAAAGGAGGATGCGCAGAAGTGATTACCGTTAA
- a CDS encoding basic amino acid ABC transporter substrate-binding protein has protein sequence MKKVKMFLAATLAVSMLVPMAACASFDTSSGTASGTTGTAAASTAGGNVTMSTNAEFEPFEYKANGKIVGIDVDIANKVAAKLGKTLQVRDVAFDSLPAELTAGKCDFVAAGMTITDDRKKNMDFSDSYFDAAQAIIVAKGSTIKGKADLKGKKIGVQQGTTGDDYCTKNYKDTPPKRYNKGADAISDLISKRIDAVVIDDYSAQKFVAKNANQVQKLSDALTVEHYAIAVKKGNTQLVSTINGVLKNMKSNGELDKIINKYKSALESD, from the coding sequence ATGAAAAAGGTAAAAATGTTTTTGGCAGCAACGTTAGCGGTATCCATGCTGGTCCCTATGGCAGCATGTGCATCCTTTGACACCTCGTCCGGCACGGCCAGCGGTACAACCGGTACAGCGGCGGCCAGCACAGCCGGCGGGAATGTGACCATGTCCACCAACGCCGAGTTTGAACCATTTGAGTACAAGGCAAACGGCAAAATTGTCGGTATCGATGTAGATATTGCCAATAAGGTTGCTGCAAAGCTTGGTAAGACGCTGCAGGTGCGTGATGTTGCGTTCGATTCGCTGCCGGCAGAGTTGACCGCTGGCAAGTGCGACTTCGTCGCGGCAGGCATGACGATTACGGATGACCGTAAAAAGAACATGGACTTCTCGGATTCATACTTTGATGCGGCACAGGCAATTATTGTTGCGAAGGGCAGCACCATTAAGGGCAAGGCGGACTTAAAGGGCAAAAAGATTGGTGTACAGCAGGGCACAACGGGCGACGACTACTGCACCAAAAATTATAAAGATACACCTCCGAAGCGCTACAATAAGGGCGCGGACGCCATTTCGGACCTTATTTCCAAGCGTATTGATGCGGTCGTCATTGACGACTATTCGGCACAGAAATTTGTTGCGAAGAACGCCAATCAGGTACAGAAGCTTTCGGATGCGCTGACGGTGGAGCATTATGCCATTGCCGTAAAGAAAGGCAACACCCAGCTTGTCAGTACCATCAATGGTGTCCTGAAGAATATGAAGTCCAACGGCGAACTGGACAAAATCATCAACAAATATAAGTCGGCTCTGGAAAGCGATTGA
- a CDS encoding nitroreductase family protein, which translates to MDSIFMRTSIRNYQVKPVEPEKLEQLLKAGMAAPSACNQQPWGFYVVQDTVTLRKLSECSPYSACAAHAPAALVLCIRREGLVYAEDAPLDMSACCENILLEAAQLGLGAVWLGVYPQRDRMLSVANALHLPDTLESFAIVPVGYPTATAVQQDRFDRTRIHIV; encoded by the coding sequence ATGGATTCTATTTTTATGCGCACTAGTATCCGAAACTATCAGGTCAAACCGGTGGAACCGGAAAAACTGGAGCAGCTTTTAAAAGCTGGTATGGCGGCACCCTCTGCATGCAACCAGCAGCCATGGGGATTTTATGTAGTGCAGGACACCGTCACCCTGCGGAAGCTGTCCGAATGCAGTCCCTACTCCGCCTGTGCGGCACACGCCCCCGCCGCACTTGTACTTTGCATCCGCCGAGAAGGGCTTGTTTATGCAGAAGACGCTCCACTGGATATGAGCGCCTGCTGTGAAAATATCTTGCTGGAGGCGGCACAGCTTGGCCTTGGTGCTGTCTGGCTGGGCGTTTACCCGCAGCGGGACCGGATGCTTTCCGTAGCGAATGCCCTGCATCTTCCGGATACGCTGGAATCCTTTGCCATCGTGCCGGTGGGATATCCAACGGCGACCGCGGTGCAACAGGACCGTTTTGACCGTACCCGGATACACATTGTTTGA
- a CDS encoding YwaF family protein produces the protein MQSSTALFHLFFTYESDLPAGCGFAHFGSAHLLWLGILAAGGALFEHCFSHRNSHWRTIVSRILGAALVLLIALRLLILQRIGHLTVYELPLHLCSLAGILCLLHACTSWDWLGQTLYALCLPGTLAALLLPNWNRYPPLSFISIQSFLFHGLIVLYVLCQLRQGTIHPQLQYFWKPLVFLIILVPPMYLFNQHFGANYLFINVPEPGTPLEWLAGFLGNPGYLFGYAVLVLLVMRIMYLLPAGHKESAPG, from the coding sequence ATGCAGTCAAGCACTGCTCTTTTTCATTTGTTTTTCACCTATGAATCAGACCTGCCGGCAGGCTGTGGTTTTGCCCATTTCGGGTCGGCACATCTTTTGTGGCTGGGAATACTGGCAGCCGGCGGTGCCTTGTTTGAACACTGCTTTTCCCACCGGAACAGCCATTGGCGGACAATCGTTTCCCGCATCCTTGGTGCCGCGCTGGTACTTCTCATTGCTTTGCGTCTGCTGATTTTACAGCGAATCGGTCACCTGACTGTTTATGAGCTGCCGCTGCATTTGTGCAGTTTAGCGGGTATTTTATGTCTGCTGCACGCCTGTACCAGCTGGGATTGGCTGGGTCAGACTTTGTATGCGCTGTGTCTTCCGGGAACGCTTGCCGCACTGCTGCTGCCCAACTGGAATAGATATCCACCTCTTTCCTTTATCAGTATCCAAAGTTTTCTGTTTCACGGTTTGATTGTCCTATATGTACTGTGCCAGCTGCGTCAAGGAACCATTCACCCACAGCTTCAATATTTCTGGAAACCGCTTGTTTTTCTCATCATTCTTGTTCCGCCCATGTACCTGTTTAACCAGCATTTCGGGGCAAACTATCTTTTTATCAATGTACCGGAACCGGGAACACCTTTGGAATGGCTGGCTGGTTTTCTCGGAAATCCGGGTTATCTATTCGGCTATGCTGTACTGGTTCTGTTGGTAATGCGAATCATGTACCTGCTTCCGGCCGGACATAAAGAGAGTGCCCCTGGCTGA
- a CDS encoding TIGR01440 family protein, translating into MVENLEDLRALAGKAAGELLDKAKVRPGQLMVVGCSSSEVGGHRIGTDSNVETAAALFDGIYEQVKKRGLFLAAQCCEHLNRALIIEREAAEKFGYEQVNVVPQPKAGGSFGTTAYARFSDPVAVEHVRADCGMDIGGTLIGMHLKEVAVPVRLSMDHIGEAVLLCARTRPKFVGGVRAHYDENLL; encoded by the coding sequence ATGGTCGAAAATTTGGAAGATTTGCGTGCACTGGCGGGGAAAGCCGCGGGTGAGCTGCTGGATAAGGCAAAAGTCCGCCCCGGACAGCTGATGGTCGTAGGCTGCTCTTCCAGCGAAGTCGGCGGGCATCGCATTGGCACGGACAGCAATGTGGAAACCGCTGCCGCGCTTTTTGACGGCATTTATGAGCAGGTAAAAAAGCGCGGCCTGTTCCTGGCGGCGCAGTGCTGTGAGCATTTGAACCGTGCGCTGATTATTGAGCGCGAGGCTGCGGAAAAATTCGGATATGAACAGGTCAATGTAGTGCCGCAGCCCAAAGCCGGCGGTTCTTTTGGCACCACAGCCTATGCGCGGTTCAGCGACCCGGTTGCGGTGGAACATGTGCGTGCGGACTGCGGCATGGATATCGGCGGTACGCTGATTGGTATGCATTTAAAAGAAGTGGCCGTTCCGGTGCGCCTTTCTATGGACCATATCGGTGAGGCGGTACTGCTGTGTGCACGTACTCGGCCGAAGTTTGTCGGCGGCGTGCGCGCCCACTATGATGAAAACCTTCTGTAA
- a CDS encoding lipopolysaccharide biosynthesis protein: MNKYKRLLSNTLIFAIGTFSSKILTILMTRFTTSALGSDFNAASNMQDIGNVLIPLFSLQIVDGVTRFGLDRRYNKKDVFTVSLIVTCLGSLVLLFLSPFLENISWLSFMKGRSTLVAVFVFTSSLRNMCSQFVRARNMVKLYAFEGIFTTFTTVLFTLLFLYPLKMGITGFILGIIIPDLIGALLLFWVAGLGKFVRFKGLNRLTAAQMLKYSAPLIPNKVAFWLTNSSDRIMVGHYLDKVTASAFTGAYKIPNLISLVVSVFLDAWQMSSITEEKGRARFFTQVFHAMSAIVFVGSALVILLCRPLMSLLTARGFHQGWVYIPILVLSTAFSCLASFLGTVYMVEKRSVNNMITTIIAAVINIVLNLMLIPPYGPQGAAMATLAAYVIMFLIRTIDTRRFIRIHFSPLRLLAESALLGAEALLMIQSVRHSILWCSLLTLVMLIINYRPLVQSMCKVLPEKVTDKLPNWVLCRKTPARHLAEPNTKAPAVQRNSHSRRAFAQDEEYARSRTEKRPSPPADRDGSVHGSSKNIIDGFDYEAYLRDEVEKEEKEFSHDRYRH, translated from the coding sequence TTGAACAAATACAAAAGGCTGTTGTCTAATACCCTGATTTTTGCGATTGGTACTTTCAGTTCTAAAATTCTTACCATACTAATGACGCGCTTCACGACCAGCGCGCTGGGCAGTGATTTTAACGCAGCCAGCAATATGCAGGATATCGGCAACGTGCTGATTCCTTTGTTTTCCCTGCAGATTGTCGATGGCGTTACCCGCTTTGGTCTGGACCGTCGATACAACAAAAAAGATGTTTTTACCGTTAGCCTGATTGTCACCTGTCTGGGCTCTCTGGTCCTGCTGTTTCTGTCACCGTTTCTGGAAAACATCTCCTGGTTAAGCTTTATGAAGGGGCGCAGTACGCTGGTGGCCGTTTTTGTGTTCACCTCTTCCCTGCGCAATATGTGCAGCCAGTTTGTACGGGCCCGAAATATGGTAAAGCTGTACGCGTTTGAGGGCATCTTTACGACCTTCACCACGGTTCTGTTCACACTGCTATTCCTGTATCCGCTGAAAATGGGCATTACCGGATTCATTCTGGGGATTATCATTCCGGACCTCATCGGCGCACTGCTCCTGTTCTGGGTTGCAGGGCTAGGAAAGTTTGTCCGCTTTAAGGGACTAAACCGTCTGACCGCTGCCCAAATGCTGAAATATTCCGCCCCGCTAATTCCCAACAAAGTCGCTTTTTGGCTGACAAACAGTTCCGACCGTATTATGGTTGGTCATTATCTGGACAAAGTAACTGCCAGTGCCTTTACCGGTGCCTACAAAATTCCAAACCTCATTTCCCTAGTCGTCAGCGTTTTCCTGGATGCCTGGCAGATGTCCTCTATTACAGAGGAAAAGGGCCGTGCGCGGTTCTTTACACAGGTGTTTCACGCGATGTCGGCCATTGTATTTGTCGGCAGTGCACTGGTCATTCTGCTGTGCCGGCCGCTTATGTCACTGCTGACGGCGCGCGGTTTCCACCAAGGCTGGGTATATATCCCCATTCTGGTGCTGTCTACGGCATTTTCCTGTCTCGCCAGTTTTCTCGGCACTGTTTATATGGTGGAAAAACGCAGCGTGAACAATATGATTACCACCATCATTGCGGCTGTCATCAACATTGTGTTAAACTTAATGCTGATTCCGCCCTATGGACCGCAGGGTGCCGCCATGGCTACGCTGGCCGCTTATGTGATTATGTTCCTAATACGTACAATTGATACCCGCCGCTTCATTCGTATTCATTTCAGTCCGCTGCGCCTGCTGGCAGAAAGCGCCCTGCTCGGTGCGGAAGCCCTGCTGATGATTCAAAGCGTCCGGCACAGCATCCTCTGGTGCAGCCTTCTCACACTGGTCATGCTGATTATCAACTACCGTCCGCTGGTGCAGTCGATGTGCAAAGTCCTTCCGGAAAAAGTAACGGACAAACTGCCGAACTGGGTTCTGTGCCGCAAAACACCGGCACGGCATTTGGCTGAGCCGAATACCAAAGCTCCGGCCGTACAGCGGAACTCCCACAGCCGCCGGGCCTTTGCACAGGATGAAGAATATGCTCGCAGCAGAACGGAAAAACGTCCCTCCCCACCAGCAGACCGTGACGGCTCCGTTCATGGGTCTTCCAAAAATATAATAGATGGTTTTGATTATGAAGCATATCTGCGTGATGAAGTAGAGAAAGAGGAAAAAGAGTTCTCCCACGACCGCTACCGTCACTGA